The sequence CCTACGTTCCGCTGGTAATGGCTGACTCAATGAGCGAGATGCTCCGAAAAGATATGCAGTGCGAGGGGTTGCTGGAGTGTTTCCACGACCTCAAAGAGATCGATAAGGACATCTTCCAGTTGCTTCAAGCTCAACAGGAGCCACTCACCGTCGACGAAATCGCAGAACAGGTCGACCGTGAGCGATCAACCGCCTATCGTGGCGTCCAGCGTCTTCTCCAAGCTGGCTTCATCCAGAAGGAACAAGTGAACTACGAGCAGGGCGGCTACTACCACGTCTACCATCCGCGTGATGCTGAGGAGATCACGACCGAGATGCAGCGGACGCTCAATGACTGGTACGCCAAAATGGGGCAGCTCATCGGTGAGTTCGAAGAGAAGTACAGTCGGAAGTCAACCCACGACTAAAGCCGTGGGCTTTCACCATGGACTTCCACTCTAACCGAATCGGCAGGCGATGAGAGGCCGCGATCCGCTTCAGAACTCGTAGCAGGCGACATCCTCAGCACCGCAGCTCGGACACTCATCGGAGTCTTCTGAAAGCGTCTCCCCACAGTTTCGGCACTCCCACAGAGTCGACGAATCGTCCCCGACGGCTCTGCGGAGTGTACTCAGGAGTCCCATCCTATCCCGGCTGATGGGCGCGCAGTTGTTAACACCATCCCCTGATAGCCGCCCTGTGTTAAACAACCCTCCGAAGGACGTGTTTTGGACCCCCGAGGAGTGTGGCGCGTTCCGAACGGCCACAGTCGCCGTGAGGGGTTCTATCTCCCTCATCGCGTTCGCGCTCTCCGGCTTTCTGGTGTACGCCTCGCCGTGGTCTCGGTCCGCCCGGCCAGTACCGAGACCCCGTCTGTGGGATGCGGACCGACGACAGCGAGCCGCCGGCGACAGACGACGAGACGCACTACTTCTGCTCACAGACCTGCAAGGAGACCTTCGAGGAGCGTCCAGACGAAGACGCCACCGGGCAGCCGATGGTGTGATGGCGGGCCACGATCACTAACGGCCGTTTCATCGGTGAACCCTCACTGTACGGGGATCAGCCAGTCGTATGGCGTTGCATCTTCTACGCATGTCTGTCACCAGCCGAACGCTGGGGCGGCCGCAGCGTTCGGCGTCGACGAGATCCTCCGGCAGATGTCCCCAGTGTGACTGTGTCAATCGCGTACTTGGGGCTCGATTAGACGCCCCCTGTCGTGGTTACTTCATTCCGAGCGTTCGAGTTTGTCTCGCCGAGCTTCGAACTCTTCGTCGGTGAGGTCTCCACGAGCGTACGCCGTGCGTAACTCCTCCATCGCGGGATTCTGAGACGATTTCGACCGTGTCACCTGGCGGAAGACGAGATATCCCCCTCCCAGCAGAACGAGGAGGAAGACCAGCTGGACGAGCATCCCGACGAGTGGCCACCACCAGCTGGTCGTTCCGTAGCCCATTCCGCCGAACCCCATCCCCATTGTGAGCATCGGCAGGACGACGATCGCCCCCAGGACGAGGAGGACGATCGTCGTAGTGTCGAGTTGATTCGAGGACGACATCGATATCAGGCCTCCGAGGTGGGTTCGAATGCGTCAGCGACGCTGGCGAGGACGCGTTCGAATCGGTCGTGGACTTCGTTCGCGACCTCGTCGAGTGCCTCGTTGTTGGCGATGCCGACGAGCTGTTGCGGGTCGACCGCGCTCACCATGACCTCGCCGTCGTCGGTTTCGTAGACGATGACGTTGCAGGGGAGGAGTGCGCCGAGTTCGACTTCCTCGCTCAGACCCTCGTGTGCGAGCGTCGGATTGCACGCACCGAGGATGCGGTACTGTCGAAACTCCTCGCCGAGTTTCTCCTTGAGCGTCGCCTGCACGTCGATGTCGCAGAGGACGCCGAACCCTTCGTCTTTGAGAGCGTCGATCGTTGTCTCGACGACCCGGTCGAAATCACCGGACACAGACAGTTGTATTGTGTATACCATACAATATGGTACTCTATTGGTGAACTTAACTGTAGGGTTCCGAAGCGCTCACCGTGAGCCCGAACTCGAAGGGATCGGTACGTTCCCGCTGTTCGCACCGCCGTTCGGATTCCCCGTCCGGGAGTTCGCCGCGGGCGTATCGCTCCTGGATGACGGCGAGTGCGCTGTCCTCAGTGCACCGTTCGATCGTGACCGCGTCGCCAGCCAGTAGACGACGTAGACGGGGCGGGCGATGACGAACAGTAAAGTAGATCGGCAGACTTCCTCGGCCTATGACGATCCGTTCGGATGGTGGGGGACCGCAGTTGGCCTCACTCTCCCGCGAGTTCTCGCCGCCGGAAGTAACCATGGATCTAACCATGTGTGGACTTCCCGTCGGACGAGCCGAGGAACTCGCGCGCCTGTACCAGAAACACGGAACCTGGAGT comes from Haloplanus sp. XH21 and encodes:
- a CDS encoding helix-turn-helix domain-containing protein; protein product: MADSMSEMLRKDMQCEGLLECFHDLKEIDKDIFQLLQAQQEPLTVDEIAEQVDRERSTAYRGVQRLLQAGFIQKEQVNYEQGGYYHVYHPRDAEEITTEMQRTLNDWYAKMGQLIGEFEEKYSRKSTHD
- a CDS encoding SHOCT domain-containing protein; this translates as MSSSNQLDTTTIVLLVLGAIVVLPMLTMGMGFGGMGYGTTSWWWPLVGMLVQLVFLLVLLGGGYLVFRQVTRSKSSQNPAMEELRTAYARGDLTDEEFEARRDKLERSE
- a CDS encoding DUF302 domain-containing protein, whose product is MVYTIQLSVSGDFDRVVETTIDALKDEGFGVLCDIDVQATLKEKLGEEFRQYRILGACNPTLAHEGLSEEVELGALLPCNVIVYETDDGEVMVSAVDPQQLVGIANNEALDEVANEVHDRFERVLASVADAFEPTSEA